From a single Fulvivirga ulvae genomic region:
- a CDS encoding RHS repeat-associated core domain-containing protein codes for MLKRFLVSALFFLGFSLSNAQTCPPLPSLGNSFPFIFGSLGYTEYSPGETSTFHLITLQGVYLGGHSNFDHFIWLIDGEVIPGQTSKTLTFTIPPLANGIHTLEVIPLNSCGQRNPDMGPITRSLVIKNPCEEGVQLVRVGTGDICVGESFSYVYELQNATGNYAWRVSNGATLDVDGYQVTVSFPVEDDYKLSASAILNSSCSYSTYITPRVVPDEILKVDGLTSTCAGNTETYTIIGGAGADIFDWVIPAGLTYTYNDAARRSVDITFGAAGVYPVSITPINNCGSTEQYDFSLVAESAPVKASYREFDHAALSAFSDNTLVVNTCQERTSDCRAKLTSLYLEAGLDLGDVYNWGNTEFSVEVRFVLRGQNNLGTEPFSYPGTLLINKDRPEQRFKIKVDEGDLAGIRNVTIDVTGYTLTGPVSGDVRFWAQYIEEQEVSVDLVALSNLQQSTTPGSWEVDFSWESSCNLVPHYQLRVLRVFQGETVPAYDDARWRNALLIDVESSELNYALTLAEGTGTYAWQVRPVGNKPGGITNPDNLQPWPTTVKSFVFTQPDADKNFIYSRTFTEGNRLSEQLTYANGLQQVNQQQTRLKSNNQIVATQTVQDYNGRDVLQSLPVPVKDKTELGYIPELLTTGTEAYGPEHFDIDPDDATPAFLDKPTLSDNSYYSGLDNGINKNVASAEGVPYTRTVFTNDGTGRVKEQAGVGATHSLKGGKTVRTYYTGVAPQELDRLFGVQAPLAANTHKVITLDANNTATVSYMGKDGKVIATALSLGTGNDNLDPLDSRAGAAKSITETIVEKAPFGEYGSSSKKNLVFTLPTSITVNYTLSPATVEDLCKNTCKTCDYVVTFILHNVDDPSATEVLNEHTLNAPGINCSESTTIPPVNFTKVLEEGSYVLEKRVRSLNRAASGKLYIDEHLEELQNIYEADLAAILDPIYNLLITKPVDLVAVYDYLDLQGYTRVTPAGGEAYYVVPLGCGEEFRLPYIEDNCGMEEDCSETGIDASSFSQYFIDYWQYEFIRTPRPVTDENPSLPAANGDYDFLKYNYKVGGVYTFTPQGFDAMIRNMMRETDAGGNRLYDCQMLWKVWKQQVQNYEYLNNMEIDPAELDDAVEGAANVTYEYNLIDNFFRSVEAELQQNETDPERQLIRKMGYYTTAPTADVTPYIYEYFYYDPSNSLMVNCMEDYIYYYNQVSATPCNQASLADQFTCLPLKDRDIIYKCTRFGNTSDPADNSDDMVGLLRSKCLEACESYRDAFRQAVIDDIHNKQLYVEGDIYTLELDPVQQKYFPTGSLRSNPSEFNYSICQIEEMTDALVANCNGYCNFELEQITDENGFTGPGISTAQQEKIKKVLTAEYEVSVNTSSETSCQVDWDYIPSGTAGSNSTHKLLLGFDHDGMIGTDLDTKYDEEGNLYVTSRIPSSGVVLNDEAKTVITPATGKEGFIVLKYDNQGNILWHRIYWAEIVDDPSVPVLDFATFQLSGPQQLGIGFNFISKLYPDPDRGQKIRVFDENGTALVVLPEGRTAFMGAISASGETSYMGRGDEEEVEDQILPVTVNDRIIHKVNTQSLKALNFDGTTAWTYQDVSITASNGGGVFKSEKEIATDLLGNTYYAVTLNAVTAGSSIFVNNVDTGYDNIFLIQKIDGSGTGQWRRYELYNDLQQGDEFDINNALYDFFGYEQGVVLTYNKGLTSSGTSTGEFLIRGIKHDNTTLSDISETFSATTLPQPFATSFRESYAAMHQFHLAVASPNLQAGFGYTSLLKNDFSTYGQRTLSNQNSRVLDFYFDRNDSEVMFMMDGDIVGVSHGTASFSQIGDVASFNGYNNRLFINEPVTAPGCSYPSLCFRFGDPITEITVPDVFDDYIFTGEPFTCDEVNANSIISKLDFARHEFVTRKVKEFEDQYYAKCADATLVNDVFTVGYDLGYHHYTLYYYDRAGNLMRTVPPAGVNLADPDNHNLVTNYKYNSLGQLVKQTSPDGGTTDFYFNDLGQLRFSQNARQKQEGSYSYTKYDALGRIIEVGVSTEGLTEFKKRTNSQNFPSAGTEKTVTVYTEPGNITYSDASAQRYLQNRVSYSYLDEDGLDTPEDRVYTYYSYDPHGNVEWMVQDIPGILKSYIRYKYDLISGNVLQVSYNEGFRDQFYHRYEYDEDNRILKVETSGDGVIWEEDASYEYYRHGPLKRTLLGEDELQGNDYVYTIHGWLKMINYPDQDQSLDPGNDGSSGSIVGKDAFGMRLNYYENDYTNGQVSSSGRLAIEAGRELYNGNIAGWENYTQQTDLNGLQYDGKATAYNYRYDELNRLKFGDFAVKDGTVSAPWTSYANYNVGFTYDANGNLKTLERNAYERNGLTRKMDALTYAYYDGTNKLKRVADGIPSTNWDEDIDDQPANNYEYDEIGNLTADLASGVTNIDWTVYGKVKSVTKSDNSVTNYRYDAQGNRVMKEQIGNEVVRTYYVRDASGNVMATYNFREETFTGGKDEIIELAEQPIYGSDRVGQRKEAIEVSRHRIIDTSIEQVESDVLHKPALNNWTLPVQTAEGTALVQLGQGATAPEYVGATEAFSAEGYRHVATGEDSEGNLLFSLVAGEDGTGFILDGNGNVMPGSAGVSIEAIKAGAGTSLVMPSGEAGVYYLFTIGNTGKAYRHTIDMNLAGNGTTGLPLGDVALTNEPVNATANYASGMALMVEHDRDGLTGYLYLLRNTSQANNLILEVLTINKTGIGSPMVIDAFAGNAETAHISISPNGQKLAVAVGKGDKLGFYDITTSGSELRTYSLSNDYITATLDQTLALGADEAVTSIHFTADNDYLYYVSATLERGYILQRVAHTAGASLEVVTPLSGYSMLAMAANEKFYVVSSGSASYLQVEHATTPVVTQQASIPTGTFTGTMPAQPHTVLRSIQEENLFTRRLENKHYELKDHLGNIRAVISDRKLSTYDGSTLSNYHADLIAAYNYYPFGMEMPGRTYNPKSYRYGFNGKEKDQNGEFGLTAYDYGFRIYNPAIGKFLSVDPLMKNYPMLTPYQFASNRPIDGVDLDGLEWNPYQTYKFWTGFGTSIAKGTWSVISYVANNPNHAGYGYPSKPSTEAEISQYRINWSQQLDPYYQIRSFSENTVNTVQGIYRFGEGVYEGDGEKAAKALPSVIEGALFVYGGVSRFAGMRFRNISSSVIDPSDIVKGYGDYLLQSYSKKTIRKLHHRLAVVTNKKTNYSYVGRAGAINSIDDPAIHPILKNNLSKKQIESWHQANCAECDATNQALWDGAKWDDLTDPQAFEFKNSNGGEWVPIDKCDNCKVTYDNK; via the coding sequence ATGTTAAAACGTTTTTTAGTTAGCGCGCTGTTTTTCCTTGGGTTTTCTCTTTCAAATGCTCAGACGTGCCCTCCTCTTCCGAGTTTAGGAAATTCATTCCCGTTTATTTTTGGAAGTTTGGGGTATACTGAATATAGTCCAGGCGAAACTTCGACCTTTCATCTGATTACTTTGCAAGGTGTGTACTTAGGTGGGCACAGTAATTTTGATCATTTTATATGGTTGATAGATGGTGAAGTTATACCGGGACAGACAAGTAAAACACTCACTTTTACCATTCCTCCTCTGGCCAACGGAATACATACCCTGGAGGTGATCCCTTTAAACTCATGCGGGCAGCGCAATCCGGATATGGGCCCTATTACCAGATCCTTAGTGATCAAAAATCCCTGTGAGGAAGGGGTACAACTCGTGCGTGTAGGAACAGGTGATATTTGTGTTGGAGAGAGTTTCAGTTATGTTTACGAACTGCAGAACGCCACGGGTAACTATGCCTGGCGGGTGAGCAATGGCGCCACATTAGATGTTGATGGATACCAGGTTACAGTGAGCTTCCCGGTAGAGGATGATTACAAGTTGAGCGCCAGTGCAATTTTGAATTCGAGCTGTAGTTATTCGACATATATAACCCCGAGGGTAGTGCCTGATGAGATACTTAAAGTGGATGGACTAACCAGCACCTGCGCAGGCAATACTGAAACTTATACCATAATAGGAGGGGCCGGAGCGGACATTTTTGACTGGGTTATTCCTGCTGGCCTTACTTATACCTATAACGATGCTGCCAGACGATCTGTAGATATTACTTTCGGGGCAGCCGGAGTATACCCGGTTTCAATTACCCCCATCAACAATTGTGGAAGTACAGAACAATATGATTTCTCTTTGGTTGCGGAGAGTGCACCTGTAAAAGCCAGCTACAGGGAATTTGATCACGCTGCTTTGTCTGCTTTCTCTGATAACACCCTGGTAGTCAATACCTGTCAGGAAAGAACGTCGGACTGCAGGGCGAAACTTACATCGTTATACCTTGAGGCCGGTTTGGACCTTGGAGATGTTTATAACTGGGGAAACACTGAGTTTTCCGTTGAAGTCCGCTTTGTTTTAAGAGGGCAGAATAATTTAGGCACTGAGCCTTTTTCTTATCCGGGAACCTTGCTTATCAATAAGGATCGTCCGGAGCAACGCTTTAAGATAAAGGTAGATGAAGGAGACCTGGCGGGCATTAGAAATGTTACCATTGATGTAACAGGCTATACCCTTACAGGACCGGTGAGCGGAGATGTTCGTTTCTGGGCCCAATATATTGAAGAACAGGAAGTCAGTGTTGATCTGGTTGCTTTGAGCAACTTACAGCAAAGTACAACCCCGGGTAGCTGGGAAGTCGATTTCAGTTGGGAAAGTTCTTGCAATCTTGTTCCTCATTATCAGTTAAGAGTGTTAAGGGTTTTTCAGGGAGAGACTGTACCGGCATACGACGATGCACGTTGGAGAAATGCTTTATTGATTGATGTCGAATCTTCTGAGCTTAACTACGCTTTAACGCTCGCGGAAGGTACAGGCACATATGCATGGCAAGTGAGGCCCGTGGGTAACAAGCCCGGCGGAATAACGAACCCGGATAATTTACAGCCCTGGCCCACAACGGTAAAGTCATTTGTTTTCACCCAGCCTGATGCTGATAAAAATTTTATTTACAGCCGTACGTTTACAGAAGGCAACAGGCTGAGCGAGCAGCTTACTTATGCCAACGGACTGCAACAGGTAAATCAACAACAAACCCGCCTGAAAAGCAATAACCAGATTGTAGCAACGCAAACTGTACAGGACTATAACGGGAGGGATGTGCTTCAGTCCTTACCTGTACCGGTAAAAGATAAAACAGAATTGGGCTATATCCCGGAACTATTAACCACGGGAACTGAAGCTTATGGCCCTGAGCATTTTGATATAGACCCGGACGATGCAACCCCCGCATTTTTGGATAAGCCGACCCTAAGTGACAATAGCTACTATAGTGGGCTGGATAATGGTATCAATAAAAATGTAGCCAGTGCGGAAGGGGTGCCTTATACCCGGACTGTTTTCACGAATGATGGCACCGGCAGGGTTAAAGAGCAGGCCGGTGTAGGGGCAACCCACTCGCTTAAGGGCGGCAAAACGGTACGTACCTATTATACCGGAGTGGCACCACAGGAGCTTGACAGGTTGTTCGGTGTTCAGGCACCATTAGCTGCGAATACCCACAAAGTTATAACCCTGGATGCCAATAATACGGCAACGGTAAGCTATATGGGAAAGGATGGCAAAGTGATTGCCACAGCTTTATCCCTTGGTACCGGTAATGATAATCTGGATCCTCTTGACTCAAGAGCGGGCGCTGCAAAGTCCATAACCGAGACCATCGTAGAGAAAGCTCCGTTTGGAGAGTACGGGAGTAGCAGTAAAAAGAACCTCGTATTTACGCTGCCTACCAGTATCACAGTGAATTATACTTTAAGTCCGGCTACTGTTGAAGACCTTTGTAAGAATACCTGCAAAACGTGCGACTATGTCGTAACTTTTATATTACACAATGTGGATGATCCTTCTGCTACGGAAGTACTTAACGAGCATACCTTAAATGCACCGGGTATCAACTGTAGTGAGAGTACTACCATACCGCCGGTTAATTTCACCAAAGTACTTGAGGAAGGAAGTTATGTGCTGGAAAAGCGCGTAAGAAGCCTGAATAGGGCGGCAAGCGGCAAGTTGTATATTGACGAACATCTTGAAGAACTTCAGAACATATATGAAGCGGACCTTGCAGCCATACTGGATCCTATATATAATTTGCTGATCACCAAACCGGTTGACCTGGTGGCTGTCTACGATTACCTGGACCTGCAGGGATATACCAGGGTGACCCCGGCGGGAGGAGAAGCCTATTATGTGGTGCCGTTGGGCTGTGGAGAGGAATTCAGGCTCCCTTACATCGAAGACAATTGCGGAATGGAGGAAGACTGTTCTGAAACAGGTATCGACGCCTCAAGCTTCTCTCAGTATTTTATCGATTACTGGCAGTATGAGTTTATCAGGACCCCACGTCCGGTAACTGATGAAAACCCAAGTCTCCCGGCTGCCAACGGCGACTATGATTTCCTGAAATACAATTATAAAGTCGGCGGAGTTTATACTTTCACACCTCAAGGATTTGATGCCATGATCCGCAATATGATGAGGGAAACGGATGCAGGAGGCAATAGACTCTATGATTGTCAGATGCTCTGGAAAGTTTGGAAGCAGCAGGTGCAGAATTATGAGTACCTGAATAATATGGAGATTGACCCTGCCGAACTTGATGACGCAGTAGAAGGGGCTGCAAATGTTACTTACGAGTATAATCTGATTGATAACTTCTTCAGGTCCGTGGAGGCAGAGCTTCAGCAAAATGAAACTGATCCTGAGCGCCAGTTGATCAGGAAAATGGGGTACTATACTACCGCACCTACTGCTGATGTAACACCTTATATATATGAGTACTTCTATTACGACCCATCTAACAGCCTGATGGTAAATTGTATGGAAGACTATATCTATTATTATAATCAGGTAAGTGCTACTCCCTGTAATCAGGCCAGCCTTGCCGATCAATTCACCTGCCTGCCTCTGAAAGACCGCGATATAATTTATAAATGTACCCGGTTTGGCAATACTTCTGACCCTGCTGACAACAGTGATGACATGGTGGGGCTGCTGAGGAGTAAATGCCTTGAAGCCTGCGAAAGCTACAGAGATGCTTTCAGGCAAGCGGTTATTGATGACATACATAACAAACAGCTATATGTAGAAGGAGATATATATACGCTTGAACTCGACCCTGTTCAACAGAAATATTTTCCTACAGGTTCTCTCAGATCAAATCCATCGGAGTTTAACTACAGCATTTGTCAGATCGAGGAGATGACTGATGCCCTGGTAGCCAACTGTAATGGGTATTGCAATTTTGAATTAGAGCAGATTACCGATGAGAATGGCTTTACAGGCCCGGGGATATCTACCGCTCAACAAGAGAAAATCAAAAAAGTTTTGACTGCTGAATATGAGGTGTCTGTGAATACCAGCAGTGAAACTTCATGTCAGGTAGATTGGGATTACATTCCATCCGGAACGGCAGGGTCAAATAGTACGCATAAACTCTTGTTGGGCTTTGATCATGACGGAATGATAGGTACTGATCTCGATACGAAGTATGACGAGGAAGGAAACCTGTACGTAACATCCCGCATACCTTCATCCGGTGTTGTGCTGAACGATGAAGCCAAAACAGTAATAACTCCAGCTACTGGTAAGGAAGGGTTTATTGTGCTTAAGTATGATAATCAGGGAAATATTTTGTGGCATCGGATATACTGGGCGGAGATTGTGGATGATCCGTCAGTACCTGTTCTTGATTTCGCAACCTTTCAACTTTCAGGGCCGCAACAGTTGGGGATCGGTTTTAATTTTATTTCGAAGCTGTACCCGGACCCGGATCGCGGTCAGAAAATCAGGGTGTTTGACGAAAACGGAACAGCACTGGTGGTACTCCCTGAAGGAAGGACCGCATTCATGGGGGCAATAAGTGCCAGTGGCGAAACCAGTTACATGGGAAGAGGTGACGAGGAAGAGGTAGAAGACCAGATACTACCGGTCACGGTTAATGATAGAATAATTCACAAGGTGAATACCCAATCCCTGAAAGCCCTCAATTTTGATGGAACTACTGCGTGGACGTACCAGGATGTTAGTATTACAGCCTCAAATGGGGGTGGAGTATTTAAATCGGAAAAGGAAATTGCAACGGACCTTCTGGGTAATACTTACTATGCGGTTACTTTGAATGCGGTTACTGCCGGCAGCAGCATATTTGTTAACAATGTGGACACCGGTTATGATAACATCTTCCTCATCCAAAAGATCGACGGATCAGGAACCGGGCAATGGAGAAGGTATGAATTGTATAATGACCTGCAGCAAGGTGATGAGTTTGATATCAACAATGCCCTCTATGATTTCTTTGGTTATGAACAAGGAGTGGTACTGACGTATAATAAAGGACTAACGTCATCAGGTACAAGTACCGGAGAATTTTTAATCCGGGGAATAAAGCATGACAATACCACTCTTAGCGATATCTCGGAAACTTTCAGCGCTACTACTTTACCGCAGCCATTTGCTACCAGCTTTAGGGAGTCGTATGCTGCAATGCACCAATTCCACCTGGCTGTAGCTTCTCCTAACCTGCAAGCCGGATTTGGATATACTTCTCTGCTGAAAAATGATTTTTCGACATACGGCCAGAGAACGCTAAGCAATCAAAACTCAAGAGTTCTTGATTTTTATTTTGACCGTAATGACTCCGAAGTGATGTTTATGATGGACGGAGACATTGTGGGGGTCTCGCATGGAACGGCAAGCTTTTCGCAAATCGGTGATGTGGCATCTTTTAATGGCTACAACAACAGACTGTTTATTAATGAGCCTGTTACAGCACCGGGTTGCTCTTATCCATCCCTGTGCTTCCGCTTTGGAGATCCTATAACAGAAATAACTGTTCCGGATGTATTTGATGACTACATCTTTACCGGAGAGCCATTTACTTGCGATGAAGTAAATGCCAACAGTATCATCAGCAAACTGGATTTTGCCCGTCATGAGTTTGTTACCCGAAAGGTTAAGGAGTTTGAAGATCAGTATTATGCCAAGTGTGCAGATGCTACACTTGTAAACGATGTGTTTACCGTAGGCTATGACCTGGGTTATCACCATTATACCCTATACTATTACGACAGGGCAGGGAACCTGATGCGTACAGTACCTCCGGCAGGTGTAAACCTTGCAGATCCTGATAACCATAACCTGGTAACCAACTATAAATACAATAGTCTGGGGCAACTGGTAAAACAGACCAGTCCTGATGGAGGTACCACCGATTTCTACTTTAATGACCTGGGGCAGCTAAGGTTCTCCCAAAATGCCAGGCAAAAACAGGAAGGTAGCTACAGCTATACTAAATATGATGCCCTGGGAAGGATCATTGAAGTTGGTGTCAGCACCGAAGGACTGACTGAATTTAAGAAAAGAACAAACTCTCAAAACTTTCCTTCTGCAGGGACTGAGAAAACGGTAACGGTTTATACCGAGCCAGGCAATATTACCTATTCAGATGCGAGTGCTCAAAGGTATCTTCAAAACCGGGTAAGCTATAGCTACCTCGATGAAGACGGGCTGGACACTCCTGAAGACAGGGTATACACATACTATAGTTATGACCCTCATGGCAATGTGGAATGGATGGTGCAGGATATCCCCGGCATACTCAAAAGCTACATCAGGTATAAGTACGACCTGATCAGCGGTAACGTATTGCAGGTAAGCTATAACGAAGGCTTCAGGGATCAGTTCTACCACCGCTATGAATATGATGAGGACAACAGGATACTGAAGGTGGAGACTTCCGGAGACGGAGTGATCTGGGAGGAAGATGCCAGCTATGAATACTACAGGCACGGACCATTGAAAAGAACCTTATTGGGAGAGGATGAGCTTCAGGGGAATGACTATGTATATACCATTCACGGCTGGTTGAAAATGATCAATTACCCTGACCAGGATCAGTCGCTGGATCCCGGTAACGACGGTTCCTCCGGCTCAATAGTGGGTAAGGATGCCTTCGGGATGCGACTCAACTATTATGAGAACGACTATACCAACGGACAGGTGAGCTCCTCCGGCAGGTTGGCCATAGAAGCTGGCCGCGAATTGTACAATGGAAACATTGCAGGTTGGGAAAATTATACGCAGCAAACGGATCTTAATGGTCTGCAATATGATGGTAAGGCTACGGCTTATAATTACAGATATGATGAGCTTAACCGACTTAAATTCGGGGATTTTGCCGTCAAAGATGGGACTGTAAGTGCTCCATGGACCAGCTATGCCAACTACAATGTAGGCTTTACCTATGATGCCAATGGTAACCTGAAGACCCTTGAGCGGAATGCATACGAAAGAAACGGGCTAACTCGTAAGATGGATGCCCTTACGTATGCTTACTATGATGGCACTAATAAACTTAAAAGAGTGGCTGACGGTATACCTTCAACCAACTGGGATGAAGATATTGATGATCAGCCAGCCAATAACTACGAGTACGATGAAATAGGAAACCTGACGGCTGATCTTGCTTCCGGCGTTACCAATATCGACTGGACGGTTTATGGTAAGGTGAAATCCGTAACCAAAAGCGATAACAGTGTTACCAACTACCGGTATGATGCCCAGGGCAACCGCGTGATGAAAGAGCAAATAGGCAATGAAGTGGTCAGGACCTATTATGTTCGTGATGCCAGTGGCAATGTAATGGCCACTTACAACTTCCGGGAAGAAACCTTTACCGGAGGTAAGGATGAGATCATTGAGTTGGCAGAGCAACCCATTTATGGAAGTGATCGCGTAGGCCAGCGCAAAGAAGCTATAGAGGTAAGCCGCCATCGCATTATAGATACCAGTATAGAGCAGGTTGAAAGTGATGTACTTCATAAGCCTGCGCTGAACAACTGGACCTTACCTGTCCAAACTGCCGAAGGGACTGCTTTGGTACAATTGGGGCAGGGAGCCACTGCACCGGAATATGTGGGTGCCACCGAGGCGTTTAGTGCAGAAGGTTACCGGCATGTAGCCACTGGTGAAGACAGTGAAGGTAATCTGCTGTTTAGCCTTGTTGCAGGAGAGGATGGCACGGGCTTCATTTTGGATGGTAACGGTAATGTTATGCCGGGTTCGGCCGGAGTTTCTATCGAGGCAATAAAAGCCGGGGCCGGAACTTCATTAGTGATGCCTTCGGGTGAAGCAGGGGTGTACTACCTGTTTACCATTGGCAACACCGGAAAAGCCTATCGCCATACCATTGATATGAACCTTGCAGGAAATGGCACTACAGGGCTACCGCTTGGAGATGTTGCCCTGACCAATGAACCGGTAAATGCCACGGCAAACTATGCAAGTGGAATGGCCCTGATGGTTGAGCATGACCGGGATGGATTGACAGGATATTTATACCTGCTTAGAAATACATCACAGGCTAATAACCTGATCCTGGAAGTACTTACTATCAATAAAACGGGTATAGGCTCACCTATGGTGATTGATGCTTTTGCCGGTAATGCAGAGACTGCGCATATTTCTATCTCTCCCAATGGGCAAAAGTTAGCTGTAGCTGTAGGCAAAGGGGATAAACTCGGGTTTTATGACATTACAACTTCAGGCAGTGAGTTAAGAACATACAGTCTGAGCAATGACTATATTACCGCTACACTTGATCAGACTTTGGCTCTTGGTGCTGATGAAGCCGTGACCAGTATCCACTTTACGGCTGATAATGACTACCTATATTATGTGTCTGCAACGTTAGAGCGTGGTTATATACTTCAACGTGTGGCTCATACTGCCGGGGCTTCGCTTGAGGTGGTGACCCCACTATCCGGCTACAGTATGCTGGCGATGGCTGCCAACGAAAAGTTTTATGTAGTTAGCAGTGGTTCAGCCTCTTATTTGCAAGTAGAGCATGCCACAACACCTGTGGTGACCCAGCAAGCTTCTATTCCTACAGGTACCTTCACAGGCACTATGCCGGCACAGCCGCATACGGTATTGAGGAGCATACAAGAAGAAAACCTCTTTACCCGAAGGTTGGAAAACAAACATTATGAGTTGAAGGACCATCTGGGCAATATACGTGCTGTGATCAGCGATAGAAAACTTTCAACTTACGACGGCAGCACGTTAAGTAATTATCATGCCGACCTGATAGCAGCCTACAACTACTACCCATTTGGTATGGAAATGCCGGGAAGAACTTATAACCCGAAAAGCTACCGATATGGTTTTAACGGTAAGGAAAAGGATCAGAATGGTGAATTTGGTTTAACGGCTTATGATTATGGGTTTAGGATATATAATCCTGCTATTGGTAAGTTTTTGAGTGTGGATCCTCTTATGAAAAATTACCCAATGTTAACTCCGTATCAATTTGCTAGTAATAGACCGATTGATGGGGTTGATTTAGATGGATTGGAATGGAACCCATATCAGACCTATAAATTTTGGACTGGCTTTGGAACATCAATAGCGAAGGGAACTTGGAGCGTAATATCCTATGTTGCGAACAATCCTAATCATGCGGGATATGGATATCCTTCAAAACCTTCTACAGAAGCAGAGATTTCTCAATATAGAATTAATTGGTCTCAGCAGCTTGATCCTTATTATCAAATAAGAAGTTTCTCAGAGAATACTGTGAATACCGTTCAAGGTATTTATCGATTTGGAGAAGGTGTTTATGAAGGAGATGGAGAAAAGGCTGCAAAAGCTTTGCCATCTGTGATTGAAGGAGCATTATTTGTCTATGGTGGGGTATCGCGTTTTGCAGGGATGCGATTTCGCAATATTAGTTCAAGCGTTATAGATCCCTCAGATATTGTCAAAGGATATGGTGATTATTTATTACAGAGTTATTCAAAAAAGACAATTAGAAAATTGCACCATAGATTAGCGGTCGTAACAAATAAAAAAACAAATTATTCTTATGTTGGTCGAGCTGGAGCTATCAATTCAATTGATGATCCCGCCATTCATCCTATACTTAAAAATAACCTGTCTAAAAAACAAATTGAAAGTTGGCATCAAGCTAACTGTGCGGAATGTGATGCTACAAATCAGGCATTATGGGATGGCGCTAAATGGGATGATTTAACTGACCCACAAGCATTTGAATTTAAGAATTCTAATGGGGGAGAATGGGTGCCGATAGATAAGTGTGATAACTGTAAAGTAACCTATGACAATAAATAG